In Pararge aegeria chromosome 7, ilParAegt1.1, whole genome shotgun sequence, the DNA window AGACAAATCCGTCtgataattctattttttttttaaggagaTCGTTGACTTCACTGTCTAGAATTGCAAAGCGGGTGGGCAAATGTGCTTTCTTGGACGTGTCTAATACGTTAAGATTAACTTATTCCAAGtacttataagcacttttaaaacgtcaagtcttctGGTTGCGACTCTACCACTGATACTCGGAAGACTGGTTCTActgaaactcagcagttactcttttaaacatatttttataaccaACTATCGGCATTACTGAGTtctgaaaacataaaaaaaacaattgaattttTCAAACTTTTGAGAAGTTACTTTTCAAATTCATGTCAATAAATAAAGGTTAAACTCAACAGACTCGCTTTTATAACgatatagatttaaaatttaaagaaacttcGCCAAaaagtattctactagtcaagccctttattTCATACCCAATATgaggagttgtaaaaaaaatatgtattcagCCATTTTGTgccggcggccatcttgggcgttttttttttatttaactatagcTAAGAACCGTCCCGTCTAAATCACCCGAAAAAAATCCAAATCATAATCTGTTCATccgttcctttttttttaatttattttacggccatggtGCATCCGTTCTGGAGCTACAATGCCACAGAGACAGAAACTCATACACGCAGACACAACCCCACACATGTCGGGCGTTGAAAATTGATTGAAACTATAGGTTGGCATAAAGGGTAAATCTTATCAAAACCGGCACATGCTAttactaccagtggcgtgcacttcatacatacacataagaactgcatacccaaattatttgattataactcgtattggaggggtgTGCATACCCTCGTCAAAAAATTAGTGCACGATAATGATTATTACCTATAACTATAACCTTTGGTTTCTATCGTTGCAGGTGCTACAGTCAGCTAAGGAACAACTGAAATGGTcactattgaaataaaactgcaCGTAATTgtgtttgaaaatatattatatcttaagttaaataaagtatttacatatGGATAAATATTAATGGCTTTACTGCCTAATTAATGATTCGCCCCTTCCTAAGACTAAAGCTTTTAAGCgattttaacatatatataactattaatttttaCAAGAATATAATTCTTCTCTATGCGTGTTACTTCTattaaacggctggaccgatttggttCAAACCGAGTGAATATTTCTATGGGCACCTAAAGCTTTTAAGCGTTACATAtataactgttatttttttcaagGCAGTTTAGAaagaaattttcataaaatacgttATTCTTTTCTATGTGTATTACTCCTactgaacggctggaccgatttggataAAACTGAGTGAATATTTCTATGGGCTCCTAGAGCTTTTAAACGTTACATATATAACTGTTAATTTTTACAAGAAAATTTAGAAAGAAAACTTGATAATATACCTAATTCTGCTATATGTGTATTACTCCtactaaacggctggaccgatttggataAAACTGAGTGAATATTTCTATGGGCTCCTAGAGCTTTTAAGTATTACGtatataacttaatttttacattaaaatttagaaaGAAGTCTTCACAATACATGTTATTCTCCTGTCTGTGTGTTGCTCTtactaaacggctggaccgatttggatgAAACTCAGTGAATACTTGAATGGGCACCTTGGATGCtttgaaaatgatttttataatatttactactCGAAAGCGATTATGAGTCCTTCTTCATGTTGTCAATATTTTGCTACTCAAAGCCGATTCCACGGCATTGGCGGTGAAAATATACTGAAGTTACAGAAATCATTTTGACAATGGTAGGAAGTTCCATCCCCGTACCTTTTCAGAGCGTGCGTTTATAATTTATGCTATTAAATATCACACAATGGTGAAGGGGAAACATGGTGagatatacaatttttaactttccccggggataaaAATGTGTGCATGAGTGTTTtctataatgatctcaaagccctgcggagtccaccaaaccgtactgccagcgtagtggactacaaccttaacccttctcattgtgggaggagacccgtgcccagtagtgggctggtaattggttgatatgatgatgatgaaaatgaatagACTAAGATAGGCTACGATAGAATTTTTGAGGCTACTACAATTTTTCAAGGTTTCCTTATTCAGTGGTTACAAATTCGTCAGCAGTGGGAGTCTGGTTCAACTTTGATATGGCTCTGAAGGCTGGATTGCTCTTGTCTCTCAACAGCTTGAATAAGACGTTCTCTGCTGTGCCCACGAAACAACCAACTTTATGGAACCGctgtaaaattacaaaattcattttttttacatagcaAGAAAAAAGAATCAGACCTGATGGCCAAATCTGCTATAGCAATTGTGACTCATTGGTCgattaaagacaaaaaaaattgacattttgaatcctcaggagattttcaCTTGacaattatacattttaaagtcaacatttcctgaggatgctccggtttcggagcaaaacgtgcttCGAGGTTTCATTGCCGagggtctgtttggtgtggagtataaagttttaaattataaattaccccatacagattctcctgctttttgcggagtacttttagcaaattaagcttaattttgcatAAGTGCTTACATCAACTACAGATTATGCATAAATCTACAAATCTGAAccaaatacctttttttaaataaacgtacAGGCAAAGGCAGTTTTgctaaaactattaaatttcataaaaattcgTTTAATCTTAGTATGAAGAGGTAGGTAATAACATAattcacataaaatattttttttaaatataaattcttcATAAATCAGAAATTTcataaagtatattttcttttgcTCGACTTATGATGCAAATAAAACAagagagataaaaataaaaactgattTTTCTCTAAGTTATTACTTTTtcattcttttataatatttttaactactaATATCATTGTCTACATTTTAAGacaagcaataaaaatttactgAAAGTCCGTTGCTCCGTTGTTGCACTGCACTGCTAatgacaaacacactttcacattcatgagtagatattttaaaaaatttaaagttagatAAAAtgcacatacacataaaatcaAAGCTTGGCCAGAACGTCATTGCTTAAAAAATCGCCAGTAGGTTCTTTAACAAGCTTTGATATCTGTTTAAAAGCTGGATGCTGCTTGTCTCGCATTAGTTTGAACATGACACTCTCCGATGTGGTTATAAAACATCCCAGCGATTGCATgcgctaaacaaaaaaaaaactaaactaaaactagtTGAAAATTAGTctttactaaaatttaaaaggcATGTGAAGACTGCGAATCCAGGCTAAGTCAATATGGTGTggtacagcctaaaccctttgCTTACTGAgtggagacccatgccctggttggctggtaatgggttagtAATGAAAGTTTAGAGTTAGTAACAAGGTCACAAGTCACAGGTTATACATATTGCATGCGCCTAAAACGTGTAGGACCAAAAGTAAAGTTAGAAAAGATTTCTATTAAGTCAAatgaaatataacaattattttgagTTAGTAATGTGGCtacagcccagtgggtaggacttcgactttactttcggggggccgggAATCCCAGAACACACCtcatcttttctaagttatgggcgtCTAAGCTTAATATGTGCTAAAAAGTTCAAGTATAGACAAGCATCAAGCATTTATGTTGTAGAACCAAAACCAAAGTTAATCTTACTTATagaatagtaaaattaaaatttttgtgaaAAGTTTTGTGAACTGCATAATTAATATTGGCTTTGGATAATATAAGTAGATAAATTACGCAAAAACTAAGCGAAAATTAGTTTTAATACCAAGCTACACTATGTTttgataagtaaaaataattaacaacatCATTTTTCATAAGTTTCTACTAACCTCCAGAGCCAGACTTCTGTCCATCATAGATCTTGATGATACTCCATCAGCGAGGACATGCACAGTTATATCTTCATTCAACAGGTCAATCACAGTTTGTTCAATGCATACATGGGCCTGTGATCGGTGAACATATAAACTAATATCAGTAAAATGATGTGAACTAAAACTTAGAAGTGGGTTATATCtctttttaacaatattaagagaatgtattatacaaaaatatgaattcTTTATAAAACCAACATCAAAAGCAAAGTTGTAGAGGTATTTTGAATTTAGGCAATAGAATTCAGCTTCATAATACGTCCtacaaatgaaatatatatttttttaaagtgttttagCATTTAAgtatgcttttaaaatttatgttttatttatagcttTTTATGGACAAGCTTCAAGCTTTTAAGAATGTTTATGAGATCCATTATATTCTTGATCTCCAACGTtaagatagccctaatgattcaCCTTCACAAGGACACTCTAAGAGGAAAATATTCTTAAAGTTGCCATACttaatataactataacatAATGAGAACATCATAGTCAAAGTTGCTATGagactgatataaaaggcatatTCTAATTTCAACATCGACGGtgggagagccgtagcttaattggtaaaGCACTCAGGCcccgattgccagagtcgcaacTTCCAATCCTGTTGGGTCAGAAAAATTACATacgcatttatatttataaaatcagagttaaaattctttaccTCAATACCAAAAAGTACAACTGAACTCAAATTTGGTACATCCTTCTTCAACCTCTCTTGCAGTTCAGGAGTAAACATAGAGAACTTTGTCTTTTCATAAACAAATGTTGCATTGTCAAGTTTAATATCTTGAGTTGTGTGTCCCAAACCTTTGGGATACTGCTCCGATACATATACTGGTATATCAAAGTGTTTTGCTGCTTCTAACTgtaatttaagatattttttttgaacttatcTGGGCATTGACATAATACATAGTAGgaaaatgcattaaaatgttttttttttaaaaagcacatatcactcatattaatttatgaggtattattttttccatttttttttaaataattgaagcCAAGCTCCCATGGTatatggaaaaccatcgcttatataCAGAGCATCctactgtgtccatcaacctcaggcataggtgttaagcatcatgtgtttgtaattacgatggcaaccacgccctttagactggaacacagcattgaagCAACTGCCAGTAAGTTATCGGTTGTTCATTCCAGACGCAACTCCACTTGCATTATTACGTAACGAATATTAATCAAATTCTTACCATTTTATTCGCCGTTTTGACCACTTCCGAGAAGTATTTTATGTGAGGTCTGAATGTCTCCTGAACATCACATAGAAAAAACGCAGTCTTTTGCGCCTCAAGAGCGCccagttttaatatattgcgagccatttttttcttttttttttaatgcaagaTACCGGTGATAAGTtgaattgtttttatctattttaccaCAACTTTACAGCTTAGCTTACGCCCTATAAGTATCGAACTGTTTCGAGATTGTTTGCGTGTTATGACTTATGTTTGACAGTTGACATATAGTTGTAGTAGATATGCACTATCAATGCTTCTAGAGATAATCAATTGAAGGAAATCGATAATTCGCGAAACATATTAAGTTTTTGtaaggaaaattttaaataggtacatCTACCTTCGAAAACGGAATAGAAAGTATTTTACGACTGTCTCCAGAATTCCTGCTGTCTTTCTGGGTTATGATAAACGAATGAACGAATCAGTATTAGTAATTGTATTTTCAAATCCTACGGCAACCTTAAATAAGCATTAGGCTTTTGTAATTATTACGTCAGCTATACGCTCACAAATAAGCAGCAGCTACAAATAAGCTCGTTAACACCCTATTCGATTATAATCGATGTTTTTATTGTGTGTACATCACTACTATCTGACGTTGAATTATATTTTGACGTTTTAACTGACCTTGTTATGACATGTCAACGttgctattttaataatttcattaatgcataaacttaaaaaaatatttccaataGTATTTTTAACGCCTATCGATTGAATATTGCTTGAAATCTAGCATAGACGCTTTGCTTCGATACTTTACATACTTCTATATTGAAAATGGTAATGTTAAAAAAGAGTATCTGCCAAGTATGTGGCCAACTTCTTCTAGGAACTAAAAAATCACGAGTCACAGTTGGGAGGGTCACAGTTTGGACAACGTACACCGCCCCGTGGTGCCCGTGGCTCGTTGGCTGAAGCGTGAATCCGCGCGACATCGCAGAGGTTGCTGGCATATCAATCAGAACCCGCAATGCTATCGAGATTTGCTATTAAAATACCTAAGGCCAACGCAACGTGCCGTCAACAAGAGCGGTCAATATAATCGCAATCGAACCTATCCTACAAAGCGACTAGCATGCTGTTTGTAAAATTTGTGTTTTAATCAGATCATTATATAAGATAATGTAGGTACTCGCATTATAAAACTTAGGGAATTATCTttgtcattttattaaaatagtagcTGATTCCCGCAGCTTTGTTTGCGGTTTTTTTGTTTCCTAGGAATCCtacgggaaccgtacattttcccgggataaagaGCGGCCTATGTTAATTAATCCAGGGTGTAATCTGTCTCTATTCGAAAATTCAGTAAAATTGGAATAGTAGTTTTGCGTgcaagagtaacaaacatcaatcCTTTCATCCATCcataaaaactttcgcatttataatattattaggatgATCAGAAAAGCGAACACCTAATGAAATTAAAGTAGCAATAGACGAAATTCACTGGATTTTATATTTTGCTAATCCGTAATATCAGGTGTCACGGGTGACTGATGGAAATTCACTGCAACTATTTATCTCCATTGGCATCGATTCTGCTTTACCAAATCTCATCTATAACTACAAAGACAGATCTATGAGTAGTGCTGTCCTCCTCACTCGTTACCTTCATTGATGACTGTCGCTATAACATTAGATATTCAAACATATAAAATCAGTGTTTCTATCGATCTATTATACCTATTaattaaacaagcaattctcgtatttaaatttttaatacataatcaTCGTACGGTCTCACAATTTTGATCTACCAATACTTCAATTTCCcaacaacccgcattggagcaacaTAGTCTCCTATGAGAGTCGAGGCCtgtatacttaaattattattcaatacgCCTCGCACACGGGCAACAATATTGACAATTATATATTCAgattattgtcaataatattcgCGTGTGTGCGGGGAGTCTAAAGGTTGACTTGTGTAAAGGACAATTTTTACAATTGCATGCAAAAGTGCGATTAAATCAGTTAATGTCatctaatgaatatttatttttgttttacaaacattaagcttttgtattataataaaacaataggtCGTTCTTATGTAATCATCCTGCGAGTAAGAGGTATTTTTATAAGGCGCGAActactcataaaaaaaaact includes these proteins:
- the LOC120625039 gene encoding isochorismatase domain-containing protein 1-like yields the protein MARNILKLGALEAQKTAFFLCDVQETFRPHIKYFSEVVKTANKMLEAAKHFDIPVYVSEQYPKGLGHTTQDIKLDNATFVYEKTKFSMFTPELQERLKKDVPNLSSVVLFGIEAHVCIEQTVIDLLNEDITVHVLADGVSSRSMMDRSLALERFHKVGCFVGTAENVLFKLLRDKSNPAFRAISKLNQTPTADEFVTTE